In the genome of Christensenella timonensis, one region contains:
- a CDS encoding glycogen/starch/alpha-glucan phosphorylase, whose protein sequence is MRALDRIEHIIEDDMQKRLCDTTAAELNAAIAKAVIEEVSPVWNEERDAQKRKAYYFSAEYLIGRMVFNNLYALGWLKELKAELLARGVDIKKMEDLEDAATGNGGLGRLAACFLDSAATMGLPLIGYGIKYKNGLFRQKFENGFQIEIADDWKSDTDPWFLRKEDECVVVKFHNQEVKAVPYDMPVIGYEGGQVNTLRLWQSEALNEFDFRKFNDGDYTGAVAEKNNAEMITRVLYPNDSTREGKELRLKQEYFFTSASLQDLLRRYRRDYECDIRDFAKYHTIQLNDTHPVIAIPEFIRLLGDMGVEFEDAFLMARDVFAYTNHTIMTEALETWDIELFRGLLPDLYEIVVLLNDRLLSEIGNRNRDELEILCGGAVHMARLAVYASKKVNGVAAIHTELLKDKVLRSWYEWFPERFLNKTNGVTQRRWLALCDPELSELISEKIGWGWVKDLEQIRGIEPYIGDDSFVQRFNQAKQVRKDKLAQYIYKRDRIAVRSDSVFDIQIKRLHEYKRQLLNAFSILDIYFRLKSGELTDFPRTTFIFGSKAAPGYYIAKGVIKFINEIGRMIENDPAVNDILQVVFVSNYDVSYAEKLVTAADISEQISTAGMEASGTGNMKFMLNGAVTLGTYDGANIEIAAQAGEENNYIFGARVEDLARIEGTYNPMEIYENNARLRRVIDTLVDGTFSDGDTGMFRAIYDMLLHGSYCQQADKYRLLLDFEDYVNQKLRAIYDTKDAMAFGRKCLYNVARSAFFSSDRTVGEYAREIWGIS, encoded by the coding sequence ATGAGAGCGTTAGATAGGATAGAGCATATCATAGAGGACGATATGCAAAAACGATTGTGCGATACGACGGCTGCGGAGCTGAACGCCGCGATCGCAAAAGCAGTCATAGAGGAAGTCTCGCCCGTTTGGAACGAAGAACGGGACGCGCAGAAACGCAAAGCGTATTATTTTTCGGCGGAATACCTGATCGGGCGCATGGTGTTCAACAACCTGTATGCACTGGGCTGGCTGAAGGAATTGAAGGCGGAGCTGCTTGCGCGCGGTGTGGATATCAAGAAAATGGAAGATTTGGAAGACGCTGCGACGGGCAACGGCGGCCTTGGAAGGCTGGCGGCTTGCTTTCTGGATTCCGCGGCCACGATGGGCCTGCCGCTCATCGGCTACGGCATCAAGTATAAAAACGGCCTCTTCCGCCAGAAGTTTGAAAACGGGTTCCAGATAGAAATCGCGGACGACTGGAAAAGCGATACAGACCCGTGGTTCTTGCGCAAGGAAGACGAATGCGTGGTCGTCAAATTCCATAATCAGGAGGTAAAGGCCGTACCTTACGATATGCCGGTCATCGGCTACGAAGGCGGGCAGGTCAATACGCTGCGCTTGTGGCAGTCGGAAGCTTTAAACGAATTCGATTTCCGGAAATTCAACGATGGGGATTATACTGGTGCGGTTGCGGAGAAAAATAACGCGGAGATGATCACGCGTGTGCTGTATCCCAACGACAGCACACGTGAAGGCAAGGAGCTGCGCCTAAAGCAGGAGTATTTCTTTACCAGCGCGTCCTTGCAGGACTTACTGCGCAGGTATCGGCGCGACTACGAATGTGATATCCGCGATTTTGCCAAATACCATACGATCCAGCTAAACGACACGCACCCGGTGATCGCGATCCCGGAATTCATCCGATTGCTGGGGGATATGGGCGTGGAATTTGAGGACGCGTTTTTGATGGCGCGCGATGTATTTGCCTACACCAACCATACGATCATGACCGAGGCGCTCGAAACATGGGATATTGAATTGTTCCGTGGCTTGTTGCCCGACCTTTATGAGATCGTCGTGCTTTTAAACGACCGGCTGCTCTCGGAGATCGGCAACAGAAACAGGGATGAGCTCGAAATTTTGTGCGGCGGCGCGGTGCACATGGCGCGCCTTGCCGTGTACGCTTCCAAAAAGGTCAATGGCGTAGCGGCGATCCACACCGAGCTTTTAAAGGACAAGGTCTTGCGCAGCTGGTATGAATGGTTCCCCGAACGCTTCCTCAATAAAACGAATGGGGTGACGCAGCGCCGGTGGCTTGCGCTTTGCGATCCGGAGCTTTCCGAGCTCATTTCCGAAAAGATCGGCTGGGGCTGGGTCAAGGATTTGGAGCAGATCAGGGGCATTGAGCCGTATATTGGGGACGACAGCTTTGTGCAGCGCTTCAACCAGGCCAAGCAGGTGCGCAAGGACAAGCTGGCGCAATATATTTACAAGCGCGACAGGATCGCCGTGCGTTCGGATTCGGTGTTCGATATCCAGATCAAGCGGCTGCACGAATACAAGCGGCAGCTTTTGAACGCGTTTTCCATCCTGGATATCTATTTCCGCCTCAAAAGCGGGGAGCTCACGGATTTCCCGCGGACAACGTTTATTTTCGGCTCCAAGGCGGCGCCGGGGTATTATATTGCCAAAGGGGTCATTAAATTCATCAACGAGATCGGGCGCATGATAGAGAATGACCCTGCGGTAAACGATATTTTGCAGGTCGTGTTCGTTTCCAACTACGATGTTTCCTATGCGGAGAAGCTTGTGACAGCGGCGGACATTTCCGAGCAGATATCCACCGCGGGCATGGAGGCGTCGGGCACGGGCAACATGAAGTTCATGCTCAACGGCGCAGTCACGCTGGGCACGTACGACGGCGCGAACATCGAGATTGCAGCGCAAGCCGGCGAGGAGAACAATTATATCTTCGGGGCGCGGGTCGAGGATCTCGCGCGGATCGAGGGAACGTACAACCCAATGGAGATCTACGAAAACAATGCACGGCTTAGGCGCGTGATCGATACGCTTGTGGATGGAACGTTTTCGGATGGGGACACGGGCATGTTCCGCGCGATCTACGATATGCTGCTGCACGGTTCTTACTGCCAGCAGGCGGATAAGTACAGGCTGCTGCTCGACTTTGAGGATTACGTCAACCAGAAGCTGCGCGCGATCTACGATACGAAGGACGCTATGGCGTTCGGCCGCAAGTGCCTCTACAATGTGGCGCGCAGCGCGTTTTTCTCCAGCGACCGCACGGTCGGGGAATATGCGCGGGAGATATGGGGCATATCTTAG
- a CDS encoding efflux RND transporter permease subunit: MSKFSVKKPMTIFVAVVLVCILGFISFTSMRTDLLPKMDLPYVMVLTTYPGASPEKIEQTVTRPLEQTLATTSGIKNVTSTSNENSSMVLLEFTQGTNMDSVMIEMSGKIDMVKGNLDDAVGTPTLLKINPDIMPVMIASVDIEGQDITQTSKAVEETILPEFERIDGVASVTAAGLVEESVKVTLDQDRIDELNRRVLASVDEKLAEAQEKIDEAKDKIASGKEQLNSMSQTQAQQLVDAGLQLDAGREQLQGALASLPQMQQELEAQLADLKAQRDGLTSQLADATAGRDALAAQIAALVAAGQSVPDTLTGQLDTLEAGIAQLQDGLAQVEAGIAQLQDGLAQIPDQKAQLEAKLSELDEGERQVETGKMALTTGIAEASGQLAGGEAQLSAQEQEFEAQKDAAYKQAGLDGKITQETVGQILSAENFSMPAGYIRDGDENFLVKVGDQFKDIDEIRNLVVFDIPTGDIGQVKLSDIATVEMTDNKDDLYAKINGNDGILLTFQKQSTASTTEVSERLGETIKALEAQNPNLHITTLNDQGVYINIVLDSVLNNLLLGGILAILILFLFLKDIKPTIIVAISIPFSLLAALTLMYFAGVTLNVISLAGLALGVGMLVDNSIVVIENIYRLRALGVSAAKAAVKGASQVAGAIAASTLTTVCVFLPIVFTEGLTRQLFEDMGLTIAFSLLASLVIALTLVPAMGSTMMKNTKEKQHKWFDQFTAGYEKLLSGALKRKWIVVVLVVGLFVFSVANIFTMGTSLMPKMDSSEIMITMNMPKDSTTQQTRDMSDEILARLTTVPDVKTIGAMEGGTMSILGGGSSAGGNNTSMMMYAVLEEEKTHTSAQVAQMMRDQVADLPATVEISDSTMDMSALSGSGLEVVLKGDDLDTLKTIAQDMTGLMEQTEGLTNIDNGLNESSQETRIVVDKNKAMAYGLTVAQVYQQVAAELAAGKTATTVTFETQDYPVIVENSPQDSISLDKLNDFPLKGTKDGEEEEVKLSDIAQVSQEQSLTSINHDGQVRTMSITAEVDADHNIGLVSREFSQKLGGYQVPDGYSVEIAGENQTITDTFSNLIYMFMLAVVLIYLIMVAQFQSLKSPFIILFTIPLAFTGGLLALLLTGMELSMIALLGFLILAGIVVNNGIVFVDYVNQLRLAGIEKNEALLRAGKARIRPILMTALTTVLGLVPLGFGMGQGAEMLQPMAVVTIGGLIYATFMTLFFVPVMYDGMNKRPIKQVLLEEGLDDDIPEI; encoded by the coding sequence ATGTCAAAATTCAGCGTAAAAAAACCAATGACCATCTTCGTGGCGGTCGTCCTCGTGTGTATCCTGGGGTTCATTTCCTTTACGAGCATGCGCACCGACCTGCTTCCCAAGATGGATCTTCCTTATGTAATGGTACTGACGACCTATCCGGGCGCGAGCCCTGAAAAGATCGAGCAGACCGTGACGAGGCCGCTCGAGCAGACGCTTGCCACCACAAGCGGTATCAAGAACGTAACGAGCACCTCCAACGAGAACAGCAGTATGGTACTGCTTGAATTCACGCAGGGAACAAACATGGATAGCGTGATGATCGAGATGAGCGGTAAGATCGACATGGTCAAGGGGAACCTCGACGATGCGGTGGGTACGCCCACGCTTTTAAAGATCAATCCTGATATCATGCCCGTCATGATCGCAAGCGTCGATATAGAAGGGCAGGATATTACGCAGACCTCCAAGGCGGTGGAGGAAACGATCCTCCCTGAGTTCGAGCGCATCGACGGGGTCGCCTCCGTTACCGCGGCGGGGCTGGTGGAGGAATCCGTCAAGGTGACGCTCGACCAGGATAGGATCGACGAACTGAACCGCCGCGTGCTCGCTTCCGTGGATGAAAAGCTGGCCGAGGCGCAGGAGAAGATCGACGAGGCCAAGGACAAGATTGCAAGCGGCAAGGAGCAGCTTAATAGTATGAGCCAGACGCAGGCACAGCAACTTGTGGATGCGGGGCTCCAGCTTGACGCCGGACGGGAGCAGCTGCAGGGCGCGCTCGCGAGCTTGCCGCAAATGCAGCAGGAGCTTGAGGCGCAGCTTGCGGATTTAAAGGCGCAGCGCGATGGCCTTACCTCCCAGCTCGCGGATGCGACGGCAGGACGCGACGCGCTTGCCGCGCAGATCGCCGCCCTCGTGGCCGCGGGACAAAGCGTTCCCGATACGCTGACCGGGCAGCTTGATACGCTGGAAGCCGGAATCGCGCAGCTGCAGGACGGCCTCGCGCAGGTGGAAGCCGGAATCGCGCAACTGCAGGACGGCCTCGCGCAGATTCCCGACCAAAAGGCACAGCTTGAGGCCAAACTAAGCGAGCTTGACGAAGGGGAACGGCAGGTCGAGACCGGCAAGATGGCCCTTACCACAGGCATCGCGGAGGCGTCCGGCCAGCTTGCGGGCGGAGAGGCGCAGCTCAGCGCGCAGGAGCAGGAATTTGAGGCACAAAAGGACGCGGCCTACAAGCAGGCCGGCCTTGACGGTAAGATCACGCAGGAGACGGTGGGCCAGATCCTGTCTGCGGAAAATTTTTCCATGCCTGCTGGTTACATCAGGGACGGGGATGAGAATTTCCTTGTCAAGGTAGGCGACCAGTTCAAAGATATCGATGAAATCAGGAACCTTGTCGTGTTCGACATTCCCACGGGCGACATCGGACAGGTCAAGCTTTCGGACATCGCGACCGTTGAAATGACAGACAATAAGGATGACCTTTACGCAAAGATCAACGGCAACGACGGTATTCTTCTGACCTTCCAGAAACAGAGCACAGCTTCTACCACAGAGGTCTCCGAGCGGTTGGGCGAAACGATCAAGGCATTGGAGGCGCAAAACCCTAACTTGCACATCACGACCTTAAACGACCAGGGCGTATACATCAACATCGTACTGGATTCCGTGCTCAATAACCTTTTGCTGGGCGGTATTCTGGCGATCCTGATCCTGTTCCTCTTTTTAAAGGATATCAAACCGACGATCATCGTGGCGATCAGCATCCCGTTCAGCCTTTTGGCGGCGCTCACGCTGATGTATTTTGCCGGCGTTACCTTGAACGTCATCTCGCTTGCGGGCCTGGCCCTCGGCGTGGGTATGCTGGTGGATAACAGCATCGTCGTCATCGAGAATATTTACCGCCTGCGCGCGCTGGGCGTTTCAGCCGCCAAGGCGGCCGTCAAGGGCGCGTCACAGGTTGCTGGCGCGATCGCCGCTTCCACGCTGACCACAGTGTGCGTGTTCCTGCCCATTGTATTTACGGAAGGGCTGACACGCCAGCTGTTCGAGGATATGGGCCTTACCATTGCCTTTTCGCTGCTTGCGAGCCTGGTCATTGCGCTCACGCTTGTTCCGGCGATGGGTTCTACCATGATGAAAAACACCAAAGAGAAGCAGCATAAATGGTTTGATCAATTTACCGCCGGATATGAAAAGCTTTTGTCCGGGGCATTAAAGCGCAAATGGATCGTCGTCGTTTTGGTTGTCGGCCTGTTCGTATTCAGTGTCGCCAACATCTTTACGATGGGCACGTCCCTGATGCCTAAAATGGACAGCAGCGAAATCATGATCACCATGAACATGCCCAAGGACAGCACGACGCAGCAGACGCGCGATATGAGCGATGAGATTCTCGCGCGCCTGACAACAGTACCGGATGTAAAAACCATCGGCGCCATGGAAGGCGGAACCATGTCCATCCTCGGCGGCGGCAGTTCTGCCGGGGGCAACAACACCAGCATGATGATGTATGCCGTTTTGGAGGAGGAAAAAACGCATACCAGCGCGCAGGTTGCGCAGATGATGCGCGACCAGGTCGCCGATCTCCCCGCAACGGTGGAAATCAGCGATTCCACGATGGATATGTCCGCGCTTTCGGGCTCCGGCCTGGAGGTCGTTTTGAAGGGCGACGACCTGGATACCTTAAAAACCATCGCGCAGGACATGACCGGCCTGATGGAGCAGACGGAGGGCCTGACGAACATTGACAACGGCCTTAACGAATCCTCGCAGGAAACGCGTATCGTCGTCGACAAAAACAAGGCGATGGCCTACGGCCTGACGGTCGCGCAGGTATACCAACAGGTCGCCGCAGAGCTTGCGGCCGGCAAGACGGCGACTACCGTGACGTTTGAAACGCAGGATTACCCTGTGATCGTAGAAAACAGCCCGCAGGACAGCATTTCGCTGGACAAACTGAACGACTTCCCGCTAAAAGGGACAAAGGACGGCGAGGAGGAGGAAGTAAAGCTTTCGGATATCGCACAGGTATCGCAGGAACAGAGCCTGACCTCCATCAACCACGACGGGCAGGTGCGTACAATGTCTATCACGGCGGAAGTGGATGCAGACCACAACATCGGCCTTGTCAGCCGCGAGTTCTCGCAGAAGTTGGGCGGCTACCAGGTACCGGACGGCTACAGCGTGGAAATCGCCGGGGAAAACCAGACGATAACGGATACGTTCAGCAACCTGATCTATATGTTCATGCTTGCGGTCGTGCTCATTTACCTGATCATGGTGGCCCAGTTCCAGTCCCTAAAATCGCCGTTCATCATCCTGTTCACCATACCCCTCGCGTTTACGGGCGGCCTGCTTGCTCTGCTGCTGACGGGCATGGAGCTTAGCATGATCGCCCTGCTGGGATTTTTGATCCTTGCGGGCATCGTGGTCAACAATGGGATCGTGTTCGTGGATTACGTCAACCAGCTGCGCCTTGCGGGCATCGAAAAGAACGAAGCGCTGCTGCGCGCAGGCAAGGCGCGTATCCGTCCGATTTTAATGACGGCCTTAACGACCGTACTCGGCCTTGTACCGCTCGGATTCGGTATGGGCCAGGGTGCGGAAATGCTCCAGCCTATGGCGGTCGTGACGATCGGCGGGTTGATCTACGCGACATTCATGACGCTGTTCTTTGTTCCCGTGATGTATGACGGGATGAACAAAAGGCCGATCAAGCAGGTTCTTTTGGAGGAGGGTCTTGACGATGATATCCCCGAAATATAA
- a CDS encoding TetR/AcrR family transcriptional regulator — protein MISPKYKEKELTIMRALLDLISGGASIAEIKASDIADAAGIGKGTLYNYFTSKEDIFAKTIMYSIKTQLFTIFEQMRQAEGFQEKCYTVLRIVNGIIMNKNSDFHLVLFNVGGKDMEHFFNGDLAFVQEYLSMIHKRVLLLADLGAREGVIPPYTDEEYTYSAFAGALMSFIHARCRREDMDGDMLQAAMDNAYRLLVKALS, from the coding sequence ATGATATCCCCGAAATATAAAGAAAAAGAGCTCACCATCATGCGCGCGCTTTTGGATCTCATCAGCGGCGGCGCAAGCATTGCCGAGATCAAGGCTTCGGATATCGCGGATGCAGCGGGGATCGGCAAGGGGACGCTGTACAATTATTTCACATCCAAGGAAGATATCTTCGCAAAGACGATCATGTACAGCATTAAGACACAGCTTTTTACGATCTTTGAGCAAATGCGGCAGGCGGAAGGGTTTCAGGAAAAATGTTATACCGTGCTGCGCATCGTAAACGGGATCATCATGAACAAAAACTCCGACTTCCACCTTGTCCTGTTCAACGTAGGCGGCAAGGATATGGAGCACTTTTTTAACGGCGACCTTGCCTTTGTGCAGGAATACCTCTCTATGATCCATAAGCGGGTGCTGCTGCTGGCAGACCTTGGCGCACGCGAGGGGGTGATCCCGCCGTATACGGATGAAGAATATACTTACAGTGCGTTTGCAGGCGCGCTGATGAGCTTTATCCATGCGCGCTGCCGCAGGGAGGATATGGACGGTGATATGCTGCAGGCCGCCATGGACAATGCTTACCGGCTGCTTGTAAAGGCGCTTTCTTAA
- a CDS encoding HAD family hydrolase codes for MSKYDFLIFDMDGTFIDSAPFHIAAYHRFFNMHEINVSMGDTILGLGFTIEDMFRNIGLPEERVDEVYEKLAAFYRSGADDLIEKIPLIDGANEVFTALKQRGYPMGVVTNSLQPVADRILMLHNLKDYFITVEGATQQESDKERRCMDVYRAHCKKGSVLLIGDAGRDMEIAKDAGWDCCLAVTDISWARDPQSVIERYRPTHVIREFPELLSILD; via the coding sequence ATGTCCAAATATGACTTTTTGATCTTTGATATGGACGGGACGTTCATCGATTCCGCCCCTTTTCATATCGCTGCCTACCACCGCTTTTTTAACATGCACGAAATCAACGTCAGCATGGGAGATACGATTTTGGGACTGGGGTTCACGATCGAAGATATGTTCCGCAATATCGGGCTTCCCGAAGAACGTGTCGATGAAGTTTACGAAAAGCTGGCGGCGTTTTACCGGAGCGGGGCGGACGACCTTATTGAAAAGATCCCGCTGATCGACGGCGCCAACGAAGTTTTTACGGCGCTCAAACAGCGCGGATATCCGATGGGTGTTGTCACAAACAGCCTGCAGCCGGTTGCGGATCGAATTCTTATGCTGCACAATCTTAAGGATTATTTCATAACGGTGGAGGGTGCGACGCAGCAGGAATCGGATAAGGAACGGCGTTGCATGGATGTCTACCGGGCGCACTGTAAAAAGGGGAGCGTACTATTGATCGGGGACGCGGGACGCGACATGGAGATTGCCAAAGACGCAGGTTGGGATTGCTGCCTCGCGGTCACGGATATCTCGTGGGCGCGCGATCCGCAGAGTGTGATCGAAAGGTACCGCCCCACGCATGTGATCCGCGAATTTCCGGAGCTCCTTTCGATATTGGATTGA
- a CDS encoding DUF6125 family protein — protein sequence MQYTDIDSLSREKLLELCRIYAKNWLAHDGCWFLSIEQKRGIKEAMEHDANAWRQFTAIEARRLKEFLGLGEYAGTEGLALAFRFRLQASLNQPEITIDGNTVTYRARHCRTQDARKRKGLDDFPCLSVGLEEYSGFAKAIDPRFETEVVSCPPNLTEEGAWCVWKFTLKEDPAAV from the coding sequence ATGCAATATACGGATATCGATTCCCTTTCACGGGAAAAGCTGCTTGAGCTTTGCAGGATATATGCAAAAAACTGGCTGGCACACGATGGCTGCTGGTTTTTGTCCATCGAGCAAAAGCGCGGCATAAAGGAAGCTATGGAGCACGACGCGAATGCCTGGCGGCAGTTCACCGCTATCGAGGCGCGGCGCTTAAAAGAATTTTTGGGCCTTGGGGAATATGCGGGGACGGAAGGCCTTGCGCTTGCTTTCCGTTTCCGGCTGCAAGCCTCGCTCAACCAGCCGGAGATTACGATCGACGGTAACACCGTTACTTACCGCGCGCGTCATTGCCGCACGCAGGATGCGCGTAAGCGCAAAGGCCTCGATGATTTTCCGTGCCTGAGCGTTGGGCTGGAGGAATACTCCGGGTTCGCAAAAGCAATCGACCCACGCTTTGAGACGGAGGTTGTAAGCTGCCCGCCCAACCTCACCGAAGAGGGAGCGTGGTGCGTATGGAAATTTACGTTAAAAGAAGACCCTGCGGCGGTTTGA
- a CDS encoding 4Fe-4S binding protein has protein sequence METKEYLQMIREVKDCAFATVDESGKPEVRIIDVMMVEDDCLYFLTARGKNFYRQLLDQEFVALTGLTKNWEMLCLRGKVKQVEQDYLRPIFEQNPSMNEVYPGDSRNILEVFCLYEGQGEYFNLSQTPVFRETFLVGKQEETYKGFLITDGCIECGTCASVCPQQCIKAGTPYVIRQENCLHCGLCAETCPVTAIDKRPGFQTAFAPSRKFLL, from the coding sequence ATGGAAACAAAAGAATATTTGCAAATGATACGTGAAGTGAAGGATTGCGCCTTTGCCACCGTAGATGAGTCGGGAAAACCGGAGGTGCGCATCATCGACGTCATGATGGTGGAGGACGATTGCCTGTATTTTTTGACGGCGCGCGGGAAGAACTTTTACCGGCAGCTTTTAGACCAGGAATTCGTTGCGCTCACGGGACTGACGAAAAACTGGGAGATGCTCTGTTTGCGCGGCAAGGTAAAACAGGTGGAGCAGGACTACCTGCGGCCCATCTTTGAACAAAACCCCTCCATGAACGAGGTCTATCCGGGCGACAGCCGCAACATCTTAGAGGTCTTCTGCTTGTACGAAGGGCAGGGCGAATATTTCAACCTTTCCCAAACGCCGGTATTCCGCGAAACGTTTTTGGTCGGCAAACAGGAGGAAACATACAAAGGTTTCCTGATCACCGACGGATGTATCGAATGCGGGACATGCGCATCGGTATGTCCGCAGCAGTGTATCAAGGCAGGTACGCCCTACGTGATCCGGCAGGAAAACTGCCTGCATTGCGGGCTGTGCGCAGAAACGTGCCCGGTGACCGCGATCGATAAAAGGCCCGGCTTCCAGACAGCTTTTGCACCATCAAGAAAATTCCTGTTATAA
- the fabV gene encoding enoyl-ACP reductase FabV: MIVEPKVRGFICTTAHPAGCRENVRRQIEYVKGQPKTPGAKNVLVIGSSTGYGLSSRIAAAYSCGASTVGVMFERPANGKRTASSGWYNTAAFEEFAHADGLYAKTINGDAFSREIKEQAIGLIRRDLGQVDMVVYSLASPRRTVADGTTYSSVLKTTDSDYTNKTIDLNTRKISEVTVTPATQQEIDDTVKVMGGEDWKDWIAALGSAGVLAGGATTVAYSYIGPELTYPMYTNGSIGKAKEHLFATSQEIAREFPGVSAYISVNKGLVTQSSAAIPIVPLYISILYRVMKDMGLHEGCIEQMYRMLHDRLLAKDVPTDERGMIRLDDWEMRKDVQDAVSAAWDKISDENLEQLADVAGYWEDFYQMFGFDIPGVDYSADVNTEVSVPSIGE; the protein is encoded by the coding sequence ATGATAGTAGAACCAAAAGTCAGGGGCTTTATCTGTACGACGGCGCATCCTGCGGGCTGCCGTGAAAATGTGCGGCGGCAGATCGAATACGTGAAGGGGCAACCGAAAACACCGGGCGCAAAAAATGTGCTGGTGATCGGTTCGTCCACCGGATACGGCCTTTCGTCCCGTATTGCGGCTGCATATTCGTGCGGCGCATCGACGGTCGGCGTAATGTTCGAGCGTCCGGCAAACGGCAAGCGCACCGCTTCTTCCGGCTGGTACAACACCGCCGCCTTTGAAGAATTTGCCCACGCAGACGGTCTCTATGCAAAGACCATCAACGGCGACGCATTCTCCAGGGAGATCAAGGAACAGGCCATAGGCCTGATCCGTCGCGACTTAGGGCAGGTGGATATGGTCGTTTACAGCCTTGCCTCCCCGCGCAGGACGGTCGCGGACGGCACGACTTATTCCTCCGTCCTCAAGACGACGGACAGCGACTATACCAACAAGACCATCGACCTGAATACCCGGAAAATATCCGAGGTCACCGTTACCCCCGCAACGCAGCAGGAGATAGACGATACCGTCAAAGTCATGGGCGGTGAGGACTGGAAAGACTGGATCGCCGCATTGGGCAGCGCGGGCGTCCTTGCAGGGGGCGCGACCACGGTCGCCTATTCTTATATCGGGCCGGAGCTGACCTACCCGATGTACACCAACGGCTCCATCGGCAAGGCAAAGGAACACTTGTTTGCGACGTCGCAGGAGATCGCGCGGGAGTTCCCCGGCGTTTCCGCTTATATTTCCGTCAACAAAGGGCTTGTAACACAGTCTTCTGCCGCGATCCCCATCGTCCCGCTTTACATCTCCATCCTTTACCGGGTCATGAAAGACATGGGACTGCATGAGGGCTGCATCGAGCAAATGTACCGTATGCTGCACGACCGCCTGCTTGCAAAGGACGTTCCCACGGACGAACGCGGCATGATCCGTTTGGACGACTGGGAAATGCGCAAAGACGTGCAGGACGCGGTGAGCGCGGCGTGGGATAAGATCTCCGATGAAAATTTGGAGCAGCTCGCGGACGTTGCCGGATACTGGGAGGATTTTTACCAGATGTTCGGCTTTGATATCCCAGGGGTAGATTACAGCGCGGACGTTAATACGGAAGTCAGCGTGCCGAGCATCGGCGAATGA
- a CDS encoding transaldolase family protein yields the protein MLVLIDHANIDEIRKLYDSFPYDGVTTNPSILLKEHQNIFHVLKEIRSFIPKESMLHAQLISDTAEKMVDEAHFMLRELGDDLFVKVPVTPEGLRAIRLLKKEGINITATVVYNAMQAFMAAKAGARFAAPYINRLDNMGADGIQVAKDIHDIFRIHNLEAQVIAASFRNSHQVLSLCKYGVGAVTAGPDVLRALTYHDATMCADENFGQDFLALVNEVEGTHLK from the coding sequence ATGCTTGTATTGATCGATCATGCCAATATTGACGAAATCCGGAAGCTATACGACAGCTTCCCTTATGACGGGGTCACCACCAACCCGTCCATCCTGTTGAAGGAACACCAGAACATTTTCCATGTATTAAAGGAGATCCGCTCGTTTATTCCCAAGGAATCCATGCTGCACGCGCAGCTTATTTCCGACACAGCGGAAAAAATGGTGGACGAAGCGCATTTCATGCTGCGGGAATTAGGGGACGACCTGTTCGTCAAGGTGCCGGTCACCCCCGAAGGGCTGCGCGCCATCCGCCTGCTGAAAAAGGAAGGCATCAACATCACGGCGACCGTCGTCTATAACGCCATGCAGGCCTTTATGGCGGCCAAGGCGGGCGCGCGTTTTGCCGCGCCGTACATCAACCGCCTCGATAACATGGGCGCGGACGGGATCCAGGTGGCAAAGGACATCCACGACATTTTCCGCATCCACAACTTAGAGGCGCAGGTCATTGCGGCAAGCTTCCGCAATTCGCACCAGGTGCTGAGCCTGTGCAAATATGGCGTAGGCGCGGTCACTGCGGGGCCGGACGTGCTGCGTGCGCTCACTTACCACGACGCAACGATGTGCGCGGACGAAAACTTCGGACAAGATTTCCTGGCGCTGGTGAACGAAGTAGAGGGAACGCACCTGAAGTAA